A region of the Conyzicola lurida genome:
CGGGCGACTCCGAAGCCGAAGACGATGAAGACCAGGATGCCGAGGGCGACCGTGATCGGGGTCTCCCAGCCGGCGTAGACGTTGATGCGCACCATGGTGGGCTCGCCGAGCTGCACGCCCGCGGTGCTGTAGACGATCACCGAGATGTCCGCCGTGCCGTTGGAGAGAGACTGCACCGGGATCTGGGCGCGCTTCTGCGAGTCGGGCTCGATCGTGACCGGCACGCTCGCCTCCTCGATCTCGAGGATCGGGGTGGGAGCCGTGACACTGACATTGACGGTTACAGGCTGGCCCAGCGCATTGCTCACCGTGACGGGCAGCGAAGCGCGGTCGGCGACGAGGGTGATGTCGCTGCTCTGCACCACCTGAACCGACTCGTGCAGCACGACGGATTCCTGCTGGAACAGCGTCAGGGCCGAACCCCACCCGCCCGGGTACGAGTTCCACGCGGTCGACAGGGTCGCGAGCAGCCGGAGGCGGCGCTCCCCCGTGATCAGCAGCGGGTTGGCGGCGACGGTGGCGAAGGCGGAGTCGGAGACCTCGGTCGCGAGCAGCGACTGCGCGGCGGCGACCCGCTCGGCCGTCTGCGGTGTCTCGACCAGAGTGGCCCCCGCGGGTGGGGAGGAGACGATGGAGGACAGGCCCGCGACATCCGAACTGGCAAGGGTCTCGATCGCCGACATCGTGATGCCGAGCCTCGACGCCGACCCGAGGCTCTCGCGGTCGACCGCGAGCAGCACGGTCGCCCCGGTGTCGCTGCCGGTCGCGGCTGTCGCGTCGATGGCCGCCTGCAGCACTCCGGCCGACGACTGCCAGTCCTCGAGGGTGGGCGCGTTGATGGCGTCGTCGAACAGGTCGGAGAGCGTGTCGTCGGTAACGACCGCGGACGTGTCGTTCACGGTGGCGTGGGCGAGGGTGTCGTCGCTGCGGTCGACATTGCCCGAGCTGAGGATCGTCGTGGTGAAGCCGCTCGTTCCGATCGACGCGATGTCGGTCGCGACCACCGTGCCGGCGACGGGCCAGGCCACGGCGTTCAGCGAGTAGTCCCAGTCGAGCAAGCTCTGCGTCGTGGGGAGCGCGGGGGCGCCGCCGGCATCGGGGGTGGCCGCGGGGTCGGGCGTCGCGGTCGCGCTGGCTGCGGCGAACCTGGCCGGGTCGACCGCGAAGTCGAACGAGGTCGGGCCGAGCACGCTGCCCGCGCCGGCCTGCAGGGCGACCGTGATGTCGGAGTCCGCGTAGGTGAGCGCGAACGTCTCGTTGGTCGCCTCGCCCAGGCGGTCGAGCCAGTCGAGCGCCGACTGCGGCGCGGCCGTGCCGAGCACGCGGATGGAGGCGAGGATCATCGGGTCGATGCCGATGGCCACGGGCGTGTCGATCACGGCTTCGAGATCACGGGTCAGGATGCCGCTGGCCGACGTATAGCTCTCGAGCGTCGTCGCGCTGAGCAGCGCCGTGCGCGACTCGGGCGTCGTCAGCGGGAACACCGCGGCGACACGCGCGATGCCGGGAGGATCGCCCGGGGCTGCGCTGGCGGCGGCGGGGGCTACGAGCGTCGCTCCGAGGAGGCCGATGACGACCGCACCTAGCGCGCTGAAGGGGCTTATGGGCACGGGCGAACTCCTGAGGATCGCATCGCCGTCATGGGGAGAGTCTATTCTCTTGGCTATGGAGAGCGTCGCTACGGCACTACACAGGCTGGGCGAACTCGCAGAATCCCGGCACATTTCTCGGCTCGCGCGCAGTTTTGCCGCGGCCGGACACGAACTCGCCCTTGTCGGCGGGCCGGTCCGTGACGCGTTTCTCGGTCGCCCGGTCAACGATTTCGACTTCACGACGAGCGCGACGCCCGACGAGATCCTCGCGATCGTCGCGCCGATCGCCGACGCGCACTGGGACATCGGCCGCGCGTTCGGCACGATCGGCGCCCGGTTCGGCGGCGACACCGTGGAGATCACGACGTACCGCACCGACGCCTACGACGGCGAGACCCGCAAGCCGGTCGTGGAATTCGGCGACTCGCTCGAGGGCGACCTCGTGCGTCGCGACTTCACGGTCAACGCGATGGCGCTGCGGTTGCCCGAGCTCGTGCTCGTCGACCCGTCCGGCGGTATGGACGACCTCCTCGCCCGCCGCCTGACCACCCCCGGCACGCCCGAGGTCAGCTTCGGCGACGACCCGCTGCGCATGATGCGTGCCGCCCGGTTCACCTCGCAGCTCGGCTTCACCGTCGACGACGGGACCCGCGCCGCCATGACCGCTCTCGCCGACCGACTGCCGATCGTGAGCGTGGAGCGCATGAGCGACGAGCTGTCGAAGTTGCTGCTCACCGACGACCCCGTGCCCGGGCTGCGCCTGCTGGTCGACACCGGCCTCGCCCAGATCGTGCTGCCCGAACTTCCCGCGTTGCGTCTGGAAGTCGACGAGCACGCCCACCACAAGGATGTCTACGAGCACAGCCTCACGGTGCTGACCCAGGCGATCGACCTGGAGAAGGCGCGGCCCGGCATCGAGTCGCCCGACCTCACCCTGCGCATCGCCGCCCTGCTGCACGACATCGGCAAGCCGCAGACCCGGCGCATCGAGGGCGGCGGGGTCGTGACGTTCCATCACCACGACGTGGTCGGCGCCAAGCTCGCGGCCAAGCGGCTCAAGCAGCTGCGCTTCGACAAGGAGACGATCGCCGCGGTCGCCAAGCTCATCGAGCTGCACCTGCGCTTCTTCGGCTACTCCGAGGGCGTCTGGACCGACTCGGCCGTGCGCCGCTACGTGCGCGACGCCGGAGACCAGCTCGAGAGGCTGCACATCCTCACCCGCGCCGACGTGACGACCCGCAACGTGCGCAAGGCCGACCGGCTCTCATTCGCCTACGACGACCTCGAGGAGCGCATCGCCGCCATCGCCGAGGCCGAGGGCATCGCCGCCGTGCGCCCCGACCTCGACGGCGAACAGATCATGGCCCTGCTCGGCCTGAAGCCCGGACCGGAGGTCGGCGCGGCCTACCGCTACCTGCTCGAGGTCCGTCTCGACGAGGGGCCCTTGGGGCCGGATGTCGCGGAGGAACGGCTGCGGGCCTGGTGGGCGGCGCGCTCGACGGGCGAGTAGAAACTGTCTCAGCTGGTTACGGGTTAGGGCCTCGATAGGCTCGACCCGCTGGAGGCGGATCGAGCCTATCGAAATCCTCTCGGCGCTCGACAGACTCAACCACCGCCACCGGGCTAGTTCTCCTCGATGAACGTCTCGAGCAGCTCGCGGGCCACCGGGTCGGGGTACTGCACCGCGGGGCTCTTCATGAAGTAGGCGGATGCCGCTTCCAACGGTCCGCCGAGACCGGCGTCGAGCGCGATCTTGGCCGCACGGATCGCGTCGATCACGACACCGGCCGAGTTGGGCGAGTCCCAGACCTCGAGCTTGTACTCGAGGCTCGTCGGCGCGTTGCCGAAGCCGTGGCCCTCGAGGCGCACGTAGGCGAACTTGCGGTCGGTGAGCCACGGCACGTGGTCGCTCGGGCCGATGTGCACGTCGTCGGCCGGAAGGTGAGCGGCGATGTTGCTCGTCACGGCCTGCGTCTTGGAGATCTTCTTCGACTCGAGGCGCGAGCGCTCGAGCATGTTCTTGAAGTCCATGTTGCCGCCGAC
Encoded here:
- a CDS encoding DUF6049 family protein, which produces MPISPFSALGAVVIGLLGATLVAPAAASAAPGDPPGIARVAAVFPLTTPESRTALLSATTLESYTSASGILTRDLEAVIDTPVAIGIDPMILASIRVLGTAAPQSALDWLDRLGEATNETFALTYADSDITVALQAGAGSVLGPTSFDFAVDPARFAAASATATPDPAATPDAGGAPALPTTQSLLDWDYSLNAVAWPVAGTVVATDIASIGTSGFTTTILSSGNVDRSDDTLAHATVNDTSAVVTDDTLSDLFDDAINAPTLEDWQSSAGVLQAAIDATAATGSDTGATVLLAVDRESLGSASRLGITMSAIETLASSDVAGLSSIVSSPPAGATLVETPQTAERVAAAQSLLATEVSDSAFATVAANPLLITGERRLRLLATLSTAWNSYPGGWGSALTLFQQESVVLHESVQVVQSSDITLVADRASLPVTVSNALGQPVTVNVSVTAPTPILEIEEASVPVTIEPDSQKRAQIPVQSLSNGTADISVIVYSTAGVQLGEPTMVRINVYAGWETPITVALGILVFIVFGFGVARTIIRRRNARREAANPTPVASAPSDAESDVAE
- a CDS encoding CCA tRNA nucleotidyltransferase gives rise to the protein MESVATALHRLGELAESRHISRLARSFAAAGHELALVGGPVRDAFLGRPVNDFDFTTSATPDEILAIVAPIADAHWDIGRAFGTIGARFGGDTVEITTYRTDAYDGETRKPVVEFGDSLEGDLVRRDFTVNAMALRLPELVLVDPSGGMDDLLARRLTTPGTPEVSFGDDPLRMMRAARFTSQLGFTVDDGTRAAMTALADRLPIVSVERMSDELSKLLLTDDPVPGLRLLVDTGLAQIVLPELPALRLEVDEHAHHKDVYEHSLTVLTQAIDLEKARPGIESPDLTLRIAALLHDIGKPQTRRIEGGGVVTFHHHDVVGAKLAAKRLKQLRFDKETIAAVAKLIELHLRFFGYSEGVWTDSAVRRYVRDAGDQLERLHILTRADVTTRNVRKADRLSFAYDDLEERIAAIAEAEGIAAVRPDLDGEQIMALLGLKPGPEVGAAYRYLLEVRLDEGPLGPDVAEERLRAWWAARSTGE